The Vicia villosa cultivar HV-30 ecotype Madison, WI linkage group LG1, Vvil1.0, whole genome shotgun sequence genome includes a region encoding these proteins:
- the LOC131644069 gene encoding uncharacterized protein LOC131644069 → MDIAEREKKRRNYALYWIIRSSTISAIATYYYEYIYKEPCMTSLQIGQDWINEILNGHTVRCMLAFRMDRTLFTQLCEELQSKYGLQSSKRTTVVEKVCIFVYTLAMGAFNRDVRKRFQHSGETISRAFHEVLEAISGRNRGYQGLARDIIRPKDPTFQYVPPHIANDERYMPYFKYCIGCIDGITACIPEAEQMRYRGRKGITTFNVMASCDFDMCFTFISIGWEGSAHDTRRYYLVDKAYHDKEGYLVRYPKIKYHLSQFEYESPTNAQEAFNREHSSLRSSFALHNYIRINSHDDPMFTVLDQHPNYVPHDDLSDSVVGPQGGDILEGETGRSIKTKEIRNNIAALI, encoded by the exons ATGGATATTgctgaaagggaaaagaaaagaagaaattatGCACTTTATTGGATTATAAGATCAAGTACAATAAGTGCAATCGCTACATATTAttatgaatatatttataaagaaCCATGTATGACTTCACTTCAAATAGGACAAGATTGGATAAATGAGATATTGAATGGACACACTGTTCGATGTATGCTTGCCTTTAGAATGGATCGAACTTTGTTTACACAATTGTGTGAAGAGTTGCAATCGAAATATGGATTACAATCAAGTAAAAGAACGACAGTTGTAGAGAAGGTGTGCATATTTGTGTATACACTTGCTATGGGTGCTTTTAATAGGGATGTTAGAAAGCGATTTCAGCATTCTGGAGAGACCATTAGTAGAGCATTTCATGAGGTTTTAGAAGCAATTAGCGGTAGAAATAGGGGCTACCAAGGCCTAGCACGTGATATCATAAGACCAAAGGATCCAACTTTTCAATATGTACCACCTCATATTGCTAATGACGAGCGATACATGCCTTATTTCAAG TATTGTATTGGATGCATTGATGGTATAACTGCATGTATTCCTGAGGCAGAGCAAATGCGATATAGGGGTAGAAAAGGAATCACTACCTTCAATGTCATGGCTAGTTGTGATTTTGATATGTGTTTCACATTTATATCAATTGGATGGGAGGGATCAGCACATGACACAC GTAGATATTATCTGGTTGACAAAGCATATCATGATAAAGAAGGATATTTGGTGCGTTATCCTAAGATAAAGTATCATCTGTCGCAATTTGAATATGAATCTCCAACTAATGCACAAGAAGCTTTTAACCGTGAACATTCATCTCTTAGAAGTT CATTTGCACTGCATAACTATATTCGCATCAACTCACATGATGACCCAATGTTTACCGTCCTTGACCAACATCCAAATTATGTACCTCATGATGATCTTTCAGATAGTGTTGTTGGTCCTCAAGGTGGGGACATACTAGAAGGGGAAACAGGAAGATCAATCAAGACGAAGGAAATTCGTAACAATATTGCTGCTTTAATTTAG